A genomic stretch from Komagataeibacter xylinus includes:
- a CDS encoding type 1 glutamine amidotransferase domain-containing protein, translated as MAIHASGAMSDSSIHSSSPQAPTAHGTLAGRTIAFLATNGVEDVELSEPAAALRAAGAHTVLVAPEAGEIQAMKADVNPTRRLHVDMPVDKASADDFDGLVLPGGTTSPDHLRMDEQAVGFVRAFVQAGKPIAAICHGAWTLINAEGVRGHTLTSWPSLRVDLTNAGAHWVDREVVSDGTLVTSRNPHDLKAFCPAIIALFAKAPQRAAQ; from the coding sequence ATGGCCATCCATGCATCCGGCGCAATGTCAGACTCATCCATACATAGTTCCAGCCCGCAGGCCCCCACGGCTCACGGCACGCTGGCTGGCCGCACCATAGCCTTTCTGGCCACCAATGGCGTGGAGGATGTGGAACTGAGCGAACCGGCGGCAGCCCTGCGCGCGGCTGGCGCCCATACGGTGCTTGTCGCCCCCGAAGCCGGTGAAATCCAGGCCATGAAAGCCGATGTAAACCCCACCCGGCGGCTACATGTGGACATGCCGGTCGACAAGGCCAGCGCCGATGATTTTGACGGTCTTGTCCTGCCCGGCGGCACGACCAGCCCCGACCACCTGCGCATGGACGAGCAGGCCGTAGGCTTCGTGCGGGCATTCGTGCAGGCGGGCAAGCCCATTGCCGCCATCTGCCATGGTGCATGGACGCTGATCAACGCCGAGGGCGTGCGCGGGCACACACTCACCTCATGGCCCTCGCTGCGCGTGGACCTGACCAATGCAGGCGCGCACTGGGTGGACCGCGAGGTGGTGAGCGATGGCACGCTGGTCACATCGCGCAACCCGCATGACCTCAAGGCGTTCTGCCCGGCCATCATCGCCCTGTTTGCCAAAGCCCCCCAGCGCGCAGCGCAGTAA